One part of the Quercus lobata isolate SW786 chromosome 7, ValleyOak3.0 Primary Assembly, whole genome shotgun sequence genome encodes these proteins:
- the LOC115951542 gene encoding uncharacterized protein LOC115951542 — protein MEIERKSTGNEASSSNPAWLHSFWNGIWSAQVPPKIKTFIWRACNDSLPTRTKLFDKKVLHSFSCVLCYEEAETCDHLFLECSFAQAVWLQSPLLNEYRLYPKMKFMDAMNAAIQKLSAAVFDTLCIACWMIWTCRNRVVFNNKAPCYHGLWNWADLYRMEYVEVQQKNMQDGSLKAARWIPPSQMSYSVGIGLIIQNNIGEVLAAACDKGVKELNPLCTAACVVRKALLFCQSTSFSNVDVECNFAELVDLLNSDRICSLEVVWILEDIAIIKDSFNFISFSGIPLRCNRAALALANAAKEKEKAEDLK, from the exons atggAGATTGAAAGAAAGTCCACTGGTAATGAAGCTTCATCATCCAACCCAGCTTGGCTTCACTCATTCTGGAATGGCATTTGGTCTGCTCAGGTTCCTCCCAAGATCAAAACATTCATCTGGAGAGCATGTAATGACAGTTTACCGACTCGTACGAAGCTATTTGACAAGAAGGTGCTGCATTCTTTCTCTTGTGTGCTTTGTTATGAGGAAGCTGAAACTTGCGATCATCTTTTTTTGGAGTGTTCATTTGCTCAAGCCGTTTGGCTGCAATCTCCTCTATTGAATGAGTATAGGCTCTATCCAAAGATGAAGTTCATGGATGCAATGAATGCTGCCATTCAGAAATTATCTGCTGCTGTCTTTGATACATTGTGTATAGCTTGTTGGATGATTTGGACATGCAGGAACAGAGTTGTTTTTAACAACAAGGCTCCTTGTTATCATGGGCTATGGAACTGGGCTGACCTATACAGAATGGAGTATGTAGAAGTACAGCAGAAAAACATGCAGGACGGTAGTTTGAAGGCAGCAAGGTGGATTCCCCCTAGTCAGATG TCATATTCAGTGGGTATTGGACTCATTATCCAAAATAATATTGGAGAAGTGTTAGCGGCTGCTTGTGATAAAGGTGTGAAGGAATTGAACCCACTGTGTACTGCCGCTTGTGTGGTGAGGAAAGCTTTACTATTCTGTCAAAGTACAAGTTTTTCCAATGTGGACGTGGAGTGTAATTTTGCAGAATTGGTGGACTTGCTGAACTCTGATCGAATATGCTCTCTAGAGGTGGTGTGGATTTTGGAAGATATTGCCATTATTAAGGatagtttcaattttatttctttttctggtATCCCTTTGAGATGTAATCGAGCTGCACTAGCTTTAGCTAATGctgcaaaagagaaagagaag GCTGAGGACttgaagtaa